One part of the Helicobacter cetorum MIT 99-5656 genome encodes these proteins:
- a CDS encoding phosphatidate cytidylyltransferase — translation MKEKLLKEKSRYITGLILIAVASLILYADNLLLFWVVLGGVYLIGFSEALKLFQVKTSLTPYLILIASWVLAYFNGRPMECGLLGAMVMASIIAYQKAPSSKVILPFLYPGVGFFALFGIYKDFGTVAIIWLLVVVVISDVGAFFGGKLLGKTPFTPTSPNKTLEGAFIGVALASVVGAFVGMGKLSGGFFMALFFSFLISLFAVFGDLYESYLKRQAKVKDSGKILPGHGGILDRLDAMLFGALSLHVLLYFLGIWKEIAVFLGD, via the coding sequence GTGAAAGAAAAATTATTGAAAGAAAAGTCTCGCTACATTACAGGATTGATTTTAATCGCTGTAGCGAGTTTGATTTTATATGCGGATAATTTGTTATTGTTTTGGGTTGTTTTAGGGGGAGTGTATTTGATAGGTTTTTCTGAAGCGCTCAAACTATTTCAGGTTAAAACAAGCCTTACGCCTTATTTAATCCTTATAGCATCTTGGGTTTTAGCGTATTTTAATGGGCGGCCTATGGAGTGTGGTTTGCTTGGTGCGATGGTTATGGCTAGTATTATAGCCTATCAAAAAGCCCCTAGTAGCAAGGTTATTTTGCCCTTTTTATACCCAGGTGTGGGGTTTTTTGCTCTTTTTGGGATTTATAAAGACTTTGGCACTGTTGCGATTATTTGGCTTTTAGTAGTGGTAGTTATCAGTGATGTGGGGGCGTTTTTTGGGGGGAAGCTTTTGGGGAAGACCCCTTTTACGCCCACTTCACCTAACAAGACTTTAGAAGGGGCATTTATTGGCGTGGCTTTAGCGAGTGTAGTAGGGGCGTTTGTGGGGATGGGAAAATTGAGTGGGGGCTTTTTTATGGCGCTTTTCTTTAGCTTTTTAATCTCTCTTTTTGCGGTGTTTGGAGATTTGTATGAGAGCTATTTAAAAAGACAAGCTAAAGTGAAAGATAGCGGTAAGATTTTACCTGGTCATGGGGGCATATTAGACAGATTAGATGCGATGTTGTTTGGGGCTTTGAGCTTGCATGTGTTGTTGTATTTTTTAGGGATTTGGAAAGAAATAGCCGTGTTTTTAGGAGATTAA
- the dxr gene encoding 1-deoxy-D-xylulose-5-phosphate reductoisomerase, giving the protein MVVLGSTGSIGKNALKIATKFNIEIEALSCGRNIALLNEQIKIFKPKKVAILDSKDLSHLEPLNAKVFVGLGGIDEMIEECSSSLVINAIVGVAGLKASFKSLQTHKRLALANKESLVSAGHLLDVSKITPIDSEHFGLWALLQNKVLKPKSLIITASGGAFRDTPLELIPTQSVENALKHPNWSMGAKITIDSASMVNKLFEILETYWLFGASLKIDAVIERSSIVHALVECEDNSVISHLASTDMKLPISYAINPKLAYLNASIKPLDLCTLSAIKFEPIHTERYALWRYKDLLLENPKLGVVLNASNEKAIERFLNKEIAFGSLIKIISQALEMYAKKSLKLSSLEEVLELDKEVRGRLS; this is encoded by the coding sequence ATGGTTGTTCTAGGAAGCACTGGCTCTATCGGAAAAAACGCCCTAAAAATCGCAACAAAATTCAACATAGAAATAGAAGCACTAAGTTGTGGGAGAAATATCGCTCTTTTAAATGAACAAATCAAGATTTTTAAGCCTAAGAAAGTCGCCATCTTAGATTCTAAAGATTTAAGCCACTTAGAACCTTTGAATGCCAAAGTGTTTGTAGGGCTAGGTGGCATTGATGAGATGATAGAAGAGTGCTCTTCTAGCTTGGTAATAAATGCTATTGTAGGTGTGGCAGGATTAAAAGCGAGTTTTAAAAGCTTGCAGACTCATAAAAGACTAGCCCTAGCGAATAAAGAAAGCTTAGTGAGTGCAGGGCATTTACTAGATGTTAGTAAAATCACGCCCATTGATAGCGAGCATTTTGGCTTGTGGGCGTTGTTGCAAAACAAAGTTTTAAAGCCCAAATCCTTAATCATTACCGCTAGTGGGGGGGCTTTTAGAGACACTCCATTAGAACTCATTCCTACTCAAAGCGTAGAGAACGCTCTTAAGCACCCTAATTGGAGCATGGGGGCAAAAATCACGATTGATTCAGCAAGCATGGTCAATAAGCTTTTTGAAATCTTAGAAACCTATTGGCTTTTTGGGGCTTCTTTAAAAATTGATGCTGTAATTGAGAGAAGTTCTATCGTGCATGCCTTGGTGGAATGTGAAGATAATTCTGTGATTTCGCATTTAGCAAGCACGGATATGAAACTGCCTATTAGCTATGCAATCAACCCAAAACTAGCCTATTTGAACGCCTCTATTAAGCCCTTAGATTTATGCACTTTAAGTGCTATTAAATTTGAGCCTATCCATACAGAGCGTTACGCTTTATGGCGTTATAAGGATTTGTTGCTAGAAAACCCAAAGCTTGGTGTGGTGCTTAATGCGAGCAATGAAAAAGCGATAGAAAGGTTTTTGAATAAAGAAATTGCATTTGGAAGTCTTATTAAAATCATCTCTCAAGCCCTAGAAATGTATGCTAAAAAGTCTCTCAAACTCTCTAGCTTAGAAGAAGTGCTAGAGTTAGATAAAGAAGTGAGAGGGCGTTTAAGTTAG